One region of Triticum aestivum cultivar Chinese Spring chromosome 6B, IWGSC CS RefSeq v2.1, whole genome shotgun sequence genomic DNA includes:
- the LOC123139625 gene encoding uncharacterized protein, with protein MSKQRRRGEEDEANYYHDRSGNKEKSLYLVLDDWHKGFTIRKIDADSPDLSASPVLRVVSPERGRAMKFAALGGYIIATSNIHAGTLFYDTDTAGLAVGPPIPEALLCGSNTFLTSGAGDTLFAFAFDFMERPVSFEAMAKPPPTEDDDLLPTDWSWRSMPTPFTKDEMIFSYTLHPDRRTIFVFSWSRAVYGTYSVDTRSCKWRRHGEWMLPFRGRGYFDAELDTWVGLHEDGYVCSCQVASRSGGTTQQSEWKMADERRMWIPWH; from the coding sequence ATGTCTAAGCAAAGAAGGCGGGGCGAGGAGGATGAGGCCAACTACTACCACGACCGCAGCGGCAACAAGGAGAAGAGCCTCTATCTGGTTCTAGACGACTGGCACAAGGGCTTCACCATCCGCAAGATCGATGCCGACAGTCCTGACCTCAGCGCCTCCCCTGTCCTCCGGGTAGTGTCACCTGAGCGTGGCCGTGCCATGAAGTTTGCAGCCCTGGGCGGCTACATCATTGCCACGAGCAACATACATGCCGGAACCCTCTTCTACGACACTGACACCGCCGGACTGGCCGTCGGCCCTCCCATTCCAGAAGCACTGCTTTGTGGCTCCAACACCTTCCTGACCTCCGGCGCCGGTGACACGCTGTTCGCATTCGCCTTCGACTTCATGGAGCGGCCTGTGTCCTTTGAGGCGATGGCGAAGCCGCCACCGACGGAAGACGATGACCTGCTGCCCACCGACTGGTCTTGGAGAAGCATGCCGACGCCCTTCACCAAGGACGAGATGATCTTCTCCTACACGCTGCACCCGGACAGGCGCACCATATTCGTATTCTCGTGGAGCAGGGCGGTCTACGGCACGTACTCCGTCGACACCAGGAGCTGCAAGTGGAGGCGCCATGGGGAGTGGATGCTGCCTTTCAGAGGCCGAGGCTACTTCGACGCTGAGCTAGACACATGGGTCGGGCTGCACGAGGACGGCTACGTCTGCTCCTGCCAGGTTGCCTCCCGCAGCGGCGGCACCACGCAGCAGTCAGAGTGGAAGATGGCCGACGAGCGTAGGATGTGGATCCCATGGCATTAG